In Scleropages formosus chromosome 20, fSclFor1.1, whole genome shotgun sequence, a single window of DNA contains:
- the mief2 gene encoding mitochondrial dynamics protein MID49 yields MSHQGKRRGEDGIGAVIDFLLANARLVLGVGGAAVLGIATLAVKRLIERAGKPLDGEKSDQKLMDSWEELSLVSASPKLLKKGIEGVVMKQIVAATKAHKAELNKSSEVPEKPNSKVKRQQLCVTLQERLQHYYQSHAVLSVEDVNKAQQQALDICTEIQGFLHTKHPDMPLGEMHLGGSLVDDFQVVAADHACLLVPLQIEDSLWQLIPGEDTILGNPQFWMVRRLNLEYFPRGRSFWDKYSVGGYLSSRLIVEVLNKTVMETMNWPSLSSTLDCVVRPVLGSQELKLEVLNQKSHLFISILPTVQLNDTVLTAQLEVTGNFDNLWYQSFYTAETTKLAELDGVDGGVRKKCVKILKTVCRSSPSLRRLSGQHLTNVVLHLSDKESDWTEAALADRFQQAIAEIIGYLEVGCLPSYFKQTVNLLSEFKEEEIDEMGFLLYCAVSEPEMLLQA; encoded by the exons ATGAGCCACCAAGGAAAGAGGAGAGGGGAGGATGGTATTGGAGCAGTGATAGACTTCCTGCTGGCCAATGCACGACTTGTGCTTGGAGTAGGGGGAGCAGCAGTGCTGGGAATAGCCACCTTGGCTGTTAAACGG CTGATCGAACGTGCCGGCAAACCTCTCGATGGTGAAAAATCGGACCAAAAGCTAATGGACAGCTGGGAGGAGCTGAGCTTGGTCAGTGCTTCCCCCAAGCTTCTGAAGAAAGGCATCGAGGGGGTGGTGATGAAACAGATTGTAGCTGCCACCAAGGCACATAAAG CTGAATTAAACAAGTCATCGGAGGTGCCAGAGAAGCCAAATTCCAAAGTAAAGAGGCAGCAGTTGTGTGTTACTCTCCAGGAGAGGCTCCAGCACTACTACCAGAGCCATGCAGTCCTCTCTGTAGAGGATGTGAACAAGGCACAGCAGCAGGCTTTGGACATATGCACAGAGATCCAAGGCTTCCTTCACACTAAGCATCCTGACATGCCCCTGGGGGAAATGCACCTGGGAGGATCCTTAGTGGATGACTTCCAGGTGGTCGCTGCAGATCATGCCTGTCTTCTGGTGCCTTTGCAAATTGAGGATAGTCTTTGGCAGCTGATTCCTGGTGAGGATACTATCCTGGGTAACCCTCAATTCTGGATGGTCCGTCGACTTAACCTGGAGTATTTCCCCCGTGGTCGCAGTTTCTGGGACAAATACTCAGTGGGAGGATACCTTTCCTCCAGGTTGATAGTGGAGGTCCTAAACAAGACTGTGATGGAAACCATGAATTGGCCATCTCTCAGTAGTACTTTGGACTGTGTGGTTAGACCAGTGTTGGGGTCCCAGGAACTGAAGCTGGAAGTACTGAATCAGAAAAGCCATCTGTTCATCAGCATACTGCCCACCGTACAGCTGAATGACACTGTCTTGACTGCGCAGCTGGAGGTCACTGGTAATTTTGACAACTTATGGTACCAGAGTTTTTATACTGCTGAGACTACCAAGCTTGCTGAACTGGATGGAGTGGATGGTGGTGTTCGGAAGAAGTGCGTGAAAATCCTGAAGACTGTGTGCAGAAGCAGCCCATCGCTGAGGAGACTGTCTGGTCAGCACCTGACCAATGTAGTTCTACACCTCAGCGACAAGGAGTCTGACTGGACAGAGGCTGCTCTCGCCGATAGGTTTCAGCAGGCAATCGCAGAAATCATCGGTTACCTTGAAGTTGGTTGTCTACCCAGCTACTTCAAGCAAACTGTGAATTTGCTGTCGGAGTTTAAGGAAGAGGAGATCGATGAAATGGGTTTTCttctgtactgtgctgtgtcaGAGCCAGAAATGCTACTTCAGGCATAA
- the flii gene encoding protein flightless-1 homolog, whose product MAATGVLPFIRGVDLSGNDFKGGYFPEHVKAMSSLRWLKLNRTGLCYLPEELSSLHKLEHLSVSHNNLTTLHGELSSLPCLRAIVARANNLKNSGVPDDIFQLDDLSVLDLSYNQLTEIPRDLENSRNMLVLNLSHNSIDNIPNQLFINLTDLLYLDLSDNKLDSLPPQMRRLVHLQTLILNNNPLMHAQLRQLPAMVALQTLHLRNTQRTQSNMPTSLEGLTNLADVDLSCNDLTRVPECLYTLSNLKRLNLSSNQISELSLCIDQWTQLETLNLSRNQLTSLPSAVCKLSKLKKLYLNSNKLDFDGIPSGVGKLSNLVEFMAANNNLELIPEGLCRCGKLKKLVLNKNRLVTLPEAIHFLTDLEVLDVRENPNLVMPPKPVDRTAEWYNIDFSLQNQLRLAGASPATVAAAGGGNSPRDPLARKMRLRRRKDSAQDDQAKQVLKGMTDVAQEKNKSMEEDNELKYSDLKARRWDKNLEKPQLDYSEFFLEDVGQIPGVTVWQIENFVPVQVDEAFVGKFYEADCYIVLKTYLDENGSLNWHIFYWIGQEATLDKKAGSAIHAVNLRNYLGAECRTIREEMGDESEEFTAIFDNEISYIEGGTASGFFTVEDTQYVTRLHRVYGKKNIKLESVPLKASSLDPRFVFLLDTGLVIYVWRGANATLSGTTKARLFAEKINKNERKGKAEITLLVQHQETPEFWEVLGGQPEEIKKHVPDDFTPVRPKLYKVGLGLGYLELPQINYKLSVEHKDKLKLDVIPEHRLLQSLLDTKGVYILDCWSDVFIWIGRKSPRLVRAAALKLGQEVCGMLHRPKHAMVIRNLEGTECQVFKSKFKNWDDVLKVDYTRNAETVLKKEGLSGKVKKDVEQKGQMKADLTALFLPRQPPMPLAEAEQMMEEWNEDLDGMEGFVLEGKKFARLPEEEFGHFYTQDCYVFLCRYWVPVEYEENEEKEGDKGDGEGEEEDFQCVVYFWQGREASNMGWLTFTFSLQKKFESLFPGKLEVVRMTQQQENLKFLSHFKRKFIIHKGKRKLKDDNVQPSLYHIRTNGSALCTRTIQIPTDSSNLNSEFCFILKVPFESTDNQGIVYTWVGRAADPDEAKLAEDIMNTMFDDTYSKQVINEGEEPENFFWVGIGSQKPYDEDADYMKYARLFRCSNEKGFFSVSEKCSDFCQDDLADDDIMLLDNGKEVYMWVGTQTSQVEIKLSLKACQVYIQHMRSKDSEHPRKLRLVRKGNEPHCFTRCFHAWSAFRKPPA is encoded by the exons ATGGCCGCGACCGGAGTTCTCCCCTTCATCAGGGGGGTAGACCTTAGTGGAAACGACTTCAAA GGAGGTTACTTTCCAGAGCATGTGAAGGCCATGTCAAGCCTGCGCTGGCTGAAGCTCAACAGGACGGGACTCTGTTACCTCCCCGAGGAGCTCTCCTCTCTGCACAAGCTG GAGCACTTGTCTGTCAGTCACAACAATTTGACCACTTTACATGGCGAGCTGTCCAGTCTCCCGTGTCTCAGG GCGATCGTTGCCCGAGCAAACAACCTTAAGAACTCTGGAGTTCCGGATGACATTTTTCAGCTGGACGACCTCTCTGTTCTG GATCTGAGTTACAACCAGCTGACTGAGATTCCAAGAGACCTTGAGAACTCCAGGAACATGCTGGTTCTTAACCTCAGCCACAACAG CATTGACAACATACCAAATCAGCTGTTCATTAACCTCACGGATTTATTATACTTGGATCTGAGTGACAATAAGCTGGATAGCCTGCCTCCGCAGATGAGACGCCTGGTTCACTTGCAGACCTTAATACTCAACAACAACCCCCTCATGCATGCACAGCTAAG ACAACTGCCAGCCATGGTAGCCCTTCAAACCCTCCATCTGAGGAATACCCAACGTACCCAAAGCAACATGCCAACAAGCCTGGAGGGCCTCACTAATCTTGCAG ATGTGGACTTGTCCTGTAATGATTTAACCAGGGTCCCAGAATGCCTTTACACACTGTCTAACCTGAAACGCCTCAACCTGAGCAGCAACCAGATCTCTGAGTTGTCATTGTGCATTGATCAGTGGACGCAACTAGAGACTCTGAACCTCTCCAGAAACCAGCTGACATCACTGCCG TCAGCTGTGTGCAAGTTGTCGAAGCTGAAGAAGTTGTATTTGAACTCAAATAAGCTTGATTTTGATGGCATCCCCTCCGGGGTTGGGAAGCTGTCCAACCTGGTGGAGTTTATGGCTGCCAACAATAATCTAGAGCTTATCCCTGAAGGATTGTGCAG GTGTGGAAAGTTGAAAAAGCTGGTCCTCAATAAGAATCGCCTTGTTACTTTACCTGAAGCAATCCATTTCCTCACAGACCTAGAG GTCCTTGATGTGAGAGAAAATCCAAACCTTGTGATGCCCCCAAAACCAGTAGACAGGACAGCTGAGTGGTACAACATTGACTTCTCACTGCAAAACCAGCTCCGACTGGCTGGGGCATCTCCAGCTACTGTGGCTGCAGCGGGTGGAG GAAACAGTCCGAGAGATCCGCTGGCTAGAAAGATGAGGTTGAGAAGACGGAAGGATTCAGCTCAGGATGATCAGGCTAAACAGGTCCTGAAAGGGATGACGGATGTGGCCcaggaaaagaataaatccATGGAG GAGGATAATGAGCTGAAATATTCAGACCTGAAGGCACGGCGCTGGGATAAGAACCTGGAGAAGCCCCAGTTGGATTACTCTGAGTTCTTCCTGGAGGATGTGGGCCAGATTCCAGGGGTCACTGTGTGGCAGATCGAGAATTTTGTGCCTGTTCAGGTAGACGAGGCCTTCGTCGGGAAGTTCTATGAAGCAGACTGCTACATCGTACTGAAG aCCTACCTGGATGAAAATGGCTCCTTGAACTGGCATATCTTCTACTGGATTGGTCAGGAAGCCACATTGGACAAGAAAGCAGGTTCTGCCATCCATGCGGTGAACCTGCGTAACTACTTGGGTGCGGAATGCAGGACCATTCGGGAGGAGATGGGGGACGAGAGTGAAGAGTTCACTGCG ATTTTTGACAATGAAATTTCCTATATCGAGGGAGGCACTGCTAGCGGATTCTTCACAGTGGAGGACACCCAGTATGTAACAAG GCTCCACAGAGTTTATGGTAAGAAGAACATCAAGCTGGAATCTGTCCCCCTGAAGGCTTCTTCTCTGGACCCACG GTTTGTCTTCCTGCTGGACACTGGTTTAGTGATCTATGTGTGGAGAGGAGCTAATGCCACGCTGAGTGGCACTACAAAGGCCAG GTTATTTGCTGAGAAGATTAACAAGAATGAGAGAAAGGGAAAAGCAGAGATCACTTTACTGGTTCAGCATCAGGAGACTCCAGAATTCTGGGAAGTCCTTGGGGGGCAACCTGAAGAAATCAAGAAGCATGTTCCGGACGACTTCACCCCGGTTCGGCCCAAACTGTACAAG GTTGGCCTTGGCCTGGGGTACCTGGAACTGCCTCAGATTAACTACAAACTGTCAGTGGAGCACAAAGACAAGCTCAAACTGGACGTCATTCCTGAGCACAGACTG CTCCAGAGCCTCCTGGACACAAAGGGTGTGTACATCCTTGACTGCTGGTCGGACGTCTTCATCTGGATCGGGCGCAAGTCCCCGCGGCTGGTGAGGGCCGCTGCCCTCAAACTGGGACAGGAAGTGTGTGGTATGCTGCACCGGCCGAAACACGCCATGGTCATCCGCAACCTGGAGGGAACCGAGTGCCAG GTTTTCAAATCCAAGTTTAAGAACTGGGACGACGTGCTCAAGGTGGACTACACACGCAATGCCGAGACGGTCCTGAAAAAGGAGGGCTTGTCAGGCAAGGTGAAGAAAGACGTGGAGCAGAAGGGCCAGATGAAGGCTGACCTTACAGCCCTGTTCCTCCCGCGACAGCCGCCCATGCCTCTCGCAGAG gctGAGCAGATGATGGAGGAGTGGAATGAAGATCTGGACGGAATGGAGGGCTTTGTTTTAGAGGGAAAGAAATTTGCTCGTTTGCCAGAAGAGGAGTTTGGACACTTCTACACTCAGGATTGTTACGTGTTCTTGTGCAG GTACTGGGTGCCTGTGGAGTACGAGGAAAATGAAGAGAAGGAAGGCGACAAAGGGGACggtgagggggaggaggaggacttcCAGTGTGTGGTGTACTTCTGGCAGGGGCGTGAAGCCTCCAACATGGGCTGGCTCACCTTCACCTTCAGCCTCCAGAAGAAATTTGAGAGCCTTTTCCCCGGCAAACTCGAG GTTGTGCGAATGACGCAGCAGCAGGAGAATCTCAAGTTTCTGTCGCATTTCAAGAGGAAGTTCATCATCCATAAAGGAAAGAGGAAGCTGAAGGATGACAATGTGCAGCCTAGCTTGTACCACATCAGGACTAATGGTAGTGCCCTGTGCACCAG GACAATCCAGATTCCCACAGACTCCAGCAACCTCAATTCAGAATTCTGTTTCATATTAAAG GTGCCATTTGAGAGCACGGATAACCAAGGTATAGTGTACACCTGGGTGGGCAGAGCAGCAGATCCAGATGAGGCTAAACTAGCGGAAGACATCATGAACACCATGTTTGATGACACCTATAgcaaacag GTGATCAATGAGGGAGAGGAGCCAGAAAACTTCTTCTGGGTGGGAATTGGCTCTCAGAAGCCGTACGATGAAGATGCAGACTACATGAAATATGCCAGACTCTTCAG GTGCTCAAATGAAAAAGGCTTCTTCTCCGTGTCGGAGAAGTGTTCTGACTTCTGCCAAGACGACCTTGCCGATGATGACATCATGCTTCTGGACAATGGAAAAGAG GTATACATGTGGGTGGGCACTCAGACCAGTCAGGTGGAGATCAAACTGAGCTTGAAGGCCTGTCAG GTGTACATCCAGCACATGAGGTCGAAGGACTCGGAGCACCCCAGGAAGCTGCGTCTGGTGCGCAAAGGCAATGAGCCTCATTGCTTCACACGCTGCTTCCATGCCTGGAGCGCTTTCCGGAAGCCGCCTGCCTAG
- the LOC108926127 gene encoding guanine nucleotide exchange protein smcr8a-like, whose amino-acid sequence MIGSPDLLAFTKENDVVDSYVEPSQLPEEFSVPLFPYCGNANPWSKTSYAKFARDFILISEFSEQVGPQPLLTVPDGPKACGTFDLNYFSLRIMSVDYQASFVGHPPGCSYPKLNFVEDSKVVLGDSKEGAFAYVHHLTLYDLEARGFVRPFCMAYVSADERKIMRQFLQLSSEFSKASECLKTGNRKAFANEIEKKLKDLEYTRAVLHRETELQKLNNGCYSTQAIEKANELANVEKSIYEHKDLLKQITSYPNRKMKDPEFLPYDSDSLVESADLHRDPESESVARGELDDPTNQRRPSYTPQLIKAKSAKCFDKRLKTLEELCDLYFFHQTMDQLKQIEKTFRGDLCNIYTNQIEQALLKKQKVTNFLFEDFSTWEEDENVKQFCSGNECLLDNLPPPASVPSGEPLSLDSYTSCVETVPIKMEPETGEGGPQEVEMTDSIPCEIAQDNLDEGTDAAMKGSLSSGESIEVLGTEKSFKAQGSQVNSENMANVPSPQLLRVRRRTVTKRANSEDSIEVLSTTDSIIPEDLRASYPSAIHEEDSTDAVEDRTSGQMFPVNPGTDVQDECVYKTGTSVQVDATCCMGQEGLAYEEPSPELAQECCANGVVKQEPRPCCQRDLPLQVDFVLDDANICEDPLAGLSHEPNPTYLLDETSRMNLDDLSDSTSFMSASTSSDRTCSPFLYGSPVTVKQKKKAGQSAIRFIRQYPFAQQAIFCLLSGRTLVVLGTDEGTVRKLVSALTIYLPNLGKYGESVKPWLSSPFHLSDLQNWKLIGIHKMASPTGSSVLHSLKRYSRYVSILDADNKTLRCPPYKGTLMERLVDHRTQIKRGATYFLHVQSMLTQLCAKAFLFTFCHHLHLPINGGEDDDVVATRRMKFLHHLGYDQDDCHVLHFLSELIKCYYLHGSGKGVRPPVFGFSYVTSFVYKI is encoded by the exons ATGATCGGCTCCCCCGACTTGCTGGCTTTTACCAAAGAGAACGATGTCGTGGACTCCTACGTAGAACCTTCGCAGCTGCCCGAGGAGTTCTCCGTGCCTCTCTTTCCGTACTGTGGAAACGCAAACCCCTGGTCAAAGACGTCCTATGCAAAGTTCGCCAGGGATTTCATCCTCATCTCGGAGTTCTCGGAACAGGTTGGTCCGCAGCCCTTGCTCACCGTCCCGGATGGACCGAAGGCGTGCGGCACTTTCGACCTCAACTATTTCTCCCTGCGCATAATGTCTGTGGACTACCAAGCCTCCTTCGTGGGACACCCGCCCGGGTGCAGCTACCCGAAACTCAACTTTGTGGAAGACTCCAAAGTCGTGCTCGGGGACTCGAAAGAAGGAGCGTTCGCGTACGTGCACCACCTCACGCTCTACGACTTGGAGGCCCGCGGTTTTGTGCGACCCTTCTGCATGGCCTACGTGTCAGCTGACGAGCGGAAGATCATGCGGCAGTTCCTCCAGCTGTCGTCGGAGTTCTCGAAAGCCTCCGAGTGTCTGAAAACTGGAAACCGCAAGGCGTTCGCCAACGAGATTGAAAAGAAACTGAAGGACCTGGAATACACCAGAGCTGTCCTGCACAGGGAGACGGAACTCCAGAAACTGAACAACGGCTGCTATTCGACGCAAGCAATAGAAAAAGCTAATGAACTAGCCAATGTTGAAAAGTCTATCTATGAGCATAAAGATCTCCTGAAGCAAATCACGTCCTAcccaaacagaaaaatgaaagaccCCGAGTTTTTGCCGTATGACTCGGACAGCTTGGTCGAATCTGCTGACTTGCATAGGGACCCCGAAAGTGAATCTGTGGCTCGAGGTGAGCTGGACGACCCTACAAATCAGCGCAGGCCCTCGTACACCCCTCAGCTAATAAAAGCAAAGTCGGCTAAATGCTTCGATAAACGCTTGAAAACGCTGGAAGAGCTGTGCGACTTGTACTTCTTCCACCAAACAATGGATCAGCTGAAGCAGATTGAAAAGACGTTCAGAGGGGATCTCTGCAATATCTACACAAACCAGATAGAACAAGCCCTGCTGAAGAAACAGAAAGTCACAAACTTCCTCTTTGAAGATTTTAGCACTTGGGAGGAAGATGAGAATGTAAAACAATTTTGTAGTGGGAACGAGTGTTTGCTCGACAATCTACCTCCTCCTGCTTCCGTCCCGTCAGGTGAACCTCTGAGTCTGGATTCTTATACCTCCTGTGTAGAGACGGTTCCTATAAAAATGGAGCCAGAAACCGGTGAAGGCGGCCCTCAGGAAGTGGAGATGACCGATTCCATCCCCTGTGAAATCGCACAGGATAACTTAGATGAAGGAACTGATGCTGCAATGAAAGGGAGCTTGAGCAGTGGCGAGAGCATTGAAGTCCTTGGTACTGAGAAGTCTTTTAAAGCTCAGGGATCGCAGGTGAATTCTGAAAATATGGCAAATGTTCCATCACCTCAGCTGCTCAGAGTCAGGAGGAGAACTGTCACCAAGAGGGCCAACAGCGAAGACAGCATTGAAGTCCTCAGCACTACAGACTCCATTATACCTGAGGATCTGAGAGCATCATATCCTTCTGCCATTCATGAGGAAGATTCCACGGACGCGGTTGAGGACCGCACAAGTGGACAGATGTTTCCTGTGAATCCAGGTACGGATGTGCAGGATGAATGTGTTTATAAAACGGGGACGTCGGTCCAGGTGGATGCAACCTGTTGCATGGGGCAGGAAGGTCTTGCGTATGAAGAGCCTTCCCCAGAGCTAGCACAGGAGTGCTGTGCCAATGGAGTGGTCAAACAGGAGCCCCGGCCTTGCTGTCAGAGGGATCTTCCTTTGCAGGTGGATTTTGTTCTCGACGATGCAAACATTTGCGAAGATCCTCTGGCTGGGCTTTCTCATGAGCCGAACCCAACTTATCTTCTAGATGAGACATCCAGGATGAATCTGGACGACCTCTCTGACAGCACCAGCTTCATGAGTGCCTCTACAAGCTCCGATAGGACATGCTCACCTTTTCTCTACGGCAGCCCCGTTACTgtgaagcagaagaagaaggccGGTCAAAGTGCTATAAGATTCATCAGACAATATCCCTTTGCCCAGCAAGCCATATTTTGCCTTCTTAGTGGACGGACCCTCGTGGTTTTGGGAACCGACGAAGGGACCGTGAGGAAGCTGGTCAGTGCTTTAACAATTTATTTACCCAATCTTGGGAAGTATGGCGAATCCGTGAAACCCTGGCTCTCGTCTCCTTTCCATCTGTCAGACCTGCAGAACTGGAAGCTTATTGGCATTCACAA GATGGCCTCTCCCACGGGGTCCAGCGTGCTCCACTCCCTGAAGCGTTACAGCCGCTACGTCAGCATCCTGGATGCCGATAACAAGACGCTACGCTGCCCACCCTACAAAGGTACCTTAATGGAACGGCTGGTGGACCACAGGACGCAGATCAAGCGCGGCGCCACCTACTTCTTGCACGTGCAGAGCATGCTGACGCAGCTCTGTGCCAAGGCCTTCCTCTTCACATTTTGCCATCATCTCCACCTGCCCATTAACGGCGGCGAAGACGACGACGTCGTGGCAACCCGCAGGATGAAGTTCCTGCACCACTTGGGCTACGATCAGGATGACTGCCACGTTTTACACTTTCTGTCCGAGCTCATCAAGTGCTACTACCTGCACGGCTCTGGAAAGGGGGTTCGTCCACCGGTCTTTGGCTTTAGTTATGTCACCAGCTTCGTGTACAAAATTTAA